A region from the Coffea eugenioides isolate CCC68of chromosome 9, Ceug_1.0, whole genome shotgun sequence genome encodes:
- the LOC113782710 gene encoding uncharacterized protein LOC113782710, translated as MEGNQNTPSVIARLMGIDELPPQQPSHRQLKVLSEDYLRKSASIGMLGESSLLLSRLARKTAEKQYAVKHVFSSEIPENGKRSSQSIPGLKPNQATIPGLHLQRSDIFHQKGDMESGEYVELLQYKCRVLNAKVTETEKMTTEPPTYCFMDPWQIENKSAKEKWKYVSGRQRYASRSRITTEDSSVHAPKALVTSSQGSFGWKHGEQVSCPFHSGSFFASEAKKQIFERWKTTRSFPDIEVSGRRCSLGQMFAIQDKEARPTSLYSKLEENRFSNPSCLEKESSEFGISLVSTKVGSTNKYIRNLRRPKLLKYSPFASESTSFTTRVEASKNSYCSGKKETVTDKHQKLNSEKFYGKDSLESGDSTVIREKQHQYLSADLECSHNPDYELSNSKILSSDSDDNVSLEVNQGVQDDLEKGMHKEAEGYSCSDVSDNLARQKSSCDSPGEEFILRCTAKDSEFAINLREINQPSPDSVLEPLFKEENPPDSEIFKSSISDLSGLALKLHLLNPKSEETNSEGSGMAVSSDEDTEKESVDLSRDNGKLWGMSRPEESRDFSYLVDVLDEDNLCGMDLAIWHGRESPVSPSVFEALEKKYGKQTSWAKSERRLLFDLINSRLRDILDSCMDFCMSRKPLRRRLSSNLSRDDIEEELWILLSQDKEVRKDLGDKVLGGEMKWMELEGDISIICREIVEYLIDELAAEFCSSESP; from the exons ATGGAAGGTAACCAAAATACACCAAGTGTTATTGCCAGGTTGATGGGAATTGATGAGCTGCCGCCTCAGCAGCCCTCCCACAGACAACTGAAAGTGCTTTCTGAGGATTATCTCCGCAAAAGTGCTTCTATAGGTATGCTAGGGGAGAGTTCACTCCTTTTGAGCCGCTTAGCTAGGAAAACTGCTGAGAAACAGTATGCAGTTAAGCATGTCTTTAGCAGTGAGATCCCAGAAAACGGCAAACGAAGTTCACAGTCAATTCCTGGTTTAAAACCAAATCAGGCTACAATTCCTGGTTTACATCTTCAGAGATCTGACATTTTTCATCAGAAGGGTGACATGGAATCTGGGGAGTATGTGGAGCTCTTACAATATAAATGCAGGGTACTGAATGCAAAAGTAACAGAAACTGAAAAGATGACCACTGAGCCTCCCACGTATTGTTTTATGGATCCCTGGCAAATTGAAAATAAATCTGCCAAAGAGAAATGGAAATATGTGAGTGGCAGGCAGAGATATGCATCAAGATCAAGAATCACAACCGAGGACTCTTCAGTTCATGCACCTAAGGCTCTGGTGACTTCCTCCCAAGGTTCCTTTGGTTGGAAACATGGAGAACAAGTTTCATGCCCCTTTCATAGTGGGTCATTTTTTGCCAGCGAAGCAAAGAAGCAAATATTTGAACGATGGAAGACAACTAGAAGCTTTCCAGATATTGAAGTGTCAGGCAGGAGATGTAGTCTTGGTCAAATGTTTGCTATTCAGGACAAGGAAGCTAGGCCCACGAGCTTGTATTCCAAACTTGAAGAGAACCGTTTCAGCAATCCATCTTGTCTTGAAAAAGAAAGCTCTGAGTTTGGTATTTCTTTGGTTAGCACAAAGGTTGGTTCAACAAACAAGTATATCAGAAATCTACGAAGGCCCAAACTTTTGAAGTATTCTCCATTTGCAAGTGAATCCACCAGTTTTACGACCAGGGTTGAAGCTTCCAAAAACAGCTACTGTTCTGGGAAAAAAGAAACTGTAACTGATAAACATCAGAAGTTGAATAGTGAAAAATTCTATGGAAAGGATAGCTTAGAATCAGGGGATTCAACAGTTATACGTGAGAAACAGCATCAGTACCTCAGTGCAGATTTAGAGTGTAGTCACAATCCAGATTATGAGCTATCAAATTCCAAGATTCTTTCTTCAGATTCAGATGATAATGTTTCTCTGGAAGTTAACCAGGGGGTTCAGGATGACTTGGAGAAGGGCATGCACAAGGAGGCAGAAGGTTATAGCTGTTCTGACGTCTCAGACAATTTGGCTCGGCAG AAATCATCTTGTGATTCCCCTGGAGAAGAATTTATTCTCAGATGTACAGCAAAAGATTCAGAATTCGCCATAAACTTGAGGGAGATCAACCAGCCTAGTCCAGATTCTGTATTGGAACCTCTTTTTAAGGAAGAGAATCCTCCTGACTCCGAAATCTTTAAAAGTTCGATTTCTGATCTCAGTG GTCTTGCACTAAAGCTACACCTTCTCAATCCCAAATCGGAAGAAACAAACTCAGAAGGATCTGGAATGGCGGTGTCAAGTGATGAAGATACTGAAAAAGAATCCGTTGATCTTTCCCGAGATAACGGAAAGCTGTGGGGAATGTCAAGACCTGAAGAAAGCAGGGACTTTTCGTACCTAGTTGATGTCTTGGATGAGGACAATTTGTGTGGTATGGATCTGGCTATATGGCATGGCAGAGAATCTCCGGTGAGCCCCTCAGTTTTTGAGGCATTGGAGAAGAAATATGGGAAGCAGACATCATGGGCGAAGTCAGAGAGGAGGCTTTTATTTGACCTCATAAACTCTCGGTTGAGGGATATTCTAGATTCATGCATGGATTTTTGCATGTCAAGAAAGCCTCTACGAAGAAGGTTAAGCTCCAATTTGAGCAGGGATGATATAGAGGAAGAGTTGTGGATATTACTCAGCCAGGATAAGGAGGTCAGGAAGGACTTGGGTGATAAAGTGCTTGGCGGTGAAATGAAGTGGATGGAGTTGGAAGGTGATATTAGTATCATTTGTAGAGAAATAGTAGAATACTTAATCGATGAGCTTGCAGCAGAGTTTTGTAGCAGTGAGAGTCCATAG